From the Martelella mediterranea DSM 17316 genome, one window contains:
- a CDS encoding MFS transporter, with amino-acid sequence MNSSLTDAHAEPHPGRWVALAVLLCAVFMNMLDVTIVNVALPSIQKGLKASNSDIEWVVAGYVLVFALALLPFGRLGDIVGKKRMFMIGVFSFTIGSALCGLSHNIELLVASRLFQGFSAAMMTPQVLALAQVMFPPHERARAFSFFGMMAGIATVSGPIIGGLLIDHDVFSLGWRAIFLINLPIGVFAVLAGWKLVPHTESHPGGRNDYAGIALIAAAMFMLIFPLVEGRNFGWPAWCFAMMAAAIPMLAAFVLWERRQNRRNRPQLLAFALIANRNFMVGSVMALVFFSTMPGFFLCLAIFLQVGFDFDPLKSGLTTVPFSVGVFLASVANGRFGSVALKFRMICGLALLFVGIFWLRSYVLTITDTISHWDVLGPLLTAGLGLGMSIASIFQLVLAGVPAREAGSASGALQAVQQLGGAFGIAIISGIFFSRLASLLPAGGDQHPAYVQAFAGAVVFNLVAYVIVAVLATMLPAHKAASGPGKAEPHIA; translated from the coding sequence GTGAATTCCAGTCTGACTGATGCCCATGCCGAGCCGCATCCGGGCCGGTGGGTGGCGCTGGCCGTCTTGCTGTGCGCCGTGTTCATGAACATGCTCGACGTCACCATCGTCAATGTTGCGCTGCCCTCGATCCAGAAGGGGCTTAAGGCCTCCAATTCCGATATCGAATGGGTGGTCGCGGGCTATGTGCTGGTGTTTGCCTTGGCGCTGCTGCCGTTCGGCAGGCTCGGCGATATCGTCGGCAAGAAGCGGATGTTCATGATCGGGGTGTTCAGCTTCACCATAGGCTCGGCGCTTTGCGGGTTGTCGCATAATATCGAGCTTTTGGTTGCGTCGCGCCTGTTCCAGGGCTTCTCGGCCGCGATGATGACGCCGCAGGTGCTGGCGCTGGCGCAGGTGATGTTTCCCCCGCACGAACGCGCGCGGGCCTTCTCGTTCTTCGGCATGATGGCGGGGATTGCAACTGTCAGCGGCCCGATCATCGGCGGGTTGCTGATCGACCACGATGTTTTCAGCCTCGGCTGGCGCGCGATTTTCCTGATCAACCTGCCGATCGGCGTGTTTGCCGTTCTGGCCGGGTGGAAGCTCGTCCCCCATACGGAAAGCCATCCCGGCGGGCGCAACGACTATGCCGGCATCGCGCTGATTGCGGCGGCGATGTTCATGCTGATCTTTCCGCTGGTCGAGGGCCGCAATTTCGGCTGGCCGGCCTGGTGCTTCGCGATGATGGCGGCCGCCATTCCGATGCTGGCGGCGTTCGTGTTGTGGGAGCGTCGCCAGAACCGTCGCAACCGGCCGCAGCTTCTGGCCTTCGCGCTGATCGCGAACCGCAATTTCATGGTCGGCAGCGTGATGGCGCTGGTGTTCTTCTCAACCATGCCGGGTTTCTTCCTTTGCCTTGCGATTTTCCTGCAGGTCGGATTCGATTTCGACCCGTTGAAGTCGGGGCTCACCACGGTGCCGTTTTCAGTCGGCGTGTTCCTGGCATCCGTTGCCAATGGCCGCTTTGGCAGCGTGGCGTTGAAATTCAGGATGATCTGCGGGCTGGCGCTGCTTTTCGTCGGCATTTTCTGGCTGCGCTCCTATGTGCTGACTATCACCGATACGATTTCACACTGGGATGTGCTGGGTCCGTTGCTGACGGCGGGGCTGGGGCTCGGCATGTCGATCGCCTCGATCTTCCAGCTCGTGCTGGCCGGCGTGCCCGCCCGCGAGGCGGGCTCGGCCTCCGGCGCGCTGCAGGCCGTTCAGCAGCTCGGCGGCGCGTTCGGGATCGCGATCATCAGCGGGATTTTCTTTTCCAGACTGGCGAGCCTGCTTCCGGCCGGCGGCGACCAGCACCCGGCCTATGTCCAGGCCTTTGCCGGCGCGGTTGTCTTCAATCTGGTCGCCTATGTGATCGTGGCCGTGCTGGCGACGATGCTGCCGGCCCACAAGGCCGCAAGCGGGCCGGGCAAGGCA
- a CDS encoding potassium/proton antiporter, with the protein MTTFYLAVLVFSGLVLLAALSSALAFRFGAPLLLLFLGVGLLAGTDGFGIEFDNDALTFYVGSLALAVILFDSGFGTSFKTFKTSAAPALLLATAGVVATAGLVAVAAALILGFSLLEGFLLGAIVASTDAAAVFFLMRIGGIRVMDRVSATLEVESGINDPMAIFLTMTLVSILSMNETGVQEILPMLLHFVQEIGFGLLFGVVGGGLTVLIANRFSLNRGLAPILVLTAALLIFSATGAAGGSGFMAVYVAGLIAGNRHVRYVGSIRRFQEGMTWLAQIIMFLLLGLLATPRNFPEIFLPAFALALFLVFVARPAAVWLCLWKFNYRPRETNFIAWIGLRGAASILLAILPSLYGLENAGLIFNIVFVMVLVSLILQGWTLAPLARLLKLVQPRASGALEIVDIDLHENAKHELLVYRLAEGAPVLDGASIPRWAIPSLVVRDGLSMRYFYAGNLKAGDYLYLFVIPGMSYLLDQLFADPALAANAGEEPLLGTQVLLPDRPLKELRAIDPTVAIPAGIEDMRLADYMKQELGGKPIIADRLHLGPLALIVRDADAEHNITSIGVWRDAASERPEGPLRSLSRFFGRLRRRVRR; encoded by the coding sequence TTGACGACGTTTTATCTGGCGGTGCTGGTATTTTCCGGCCTCGTCCTTCTTGCCGCGCTTTCCAGCGCACTCGCTTTCCGTTTCGGCGCGCCGCTGCTGCTGCTGTTTCTCGGCGTCGGCCTACTGGCGGGCACCGACGGTTTCGGGATCGAGTTCGACAATGACGCGCTGACCTTCTATGTCGGCTCGCTGGCGCTCGCCGTGATCCTGTTCGATTCCGGCTTCGGCACGTCGTTCAAGACCTTCAAGACGAGCGCGGCGCCCGCCTTGTTGCTGGCAACGGCGGGCGTGGTGGCGACAGCGGGACTTGTGGCGGTGGCGGCCGCGCTGATCCTCGGCTTCTCGCTGCTCGAGGGCTTTCTGCTTGGTGCGATCGTCGCCTCGACGGACGCGGCGGCGGTGTTCTTCCTGATGCGCATCGGCGGCATAAGGGTGATGGACCGGGTCAGCGCCACGCTGGAGGTCGAATCCGGTATCAACGACCCGATGGCGATCTTCCTGACCATGACGCTGGTTTCCATTCTCTCGATGAATGAAACCGGCGTTCAGGAAATCCTGCCAATGCTGCTCCATTTCGTGCAGGAGATCGGCTTCGGCTTGCTGTTCGGCGTGGTCGGCGGCGGCCTGACGGTGCTGATCGCCAACAGGTTCAGCCTCAATCGCGGGCTGGCGCCGATCCTGGTGCTGACGGCGGCGCTCCTGATCTTCTCGGCCACGGGCGCCGCCGGCGGCAGCGGCTTCATGGCGGTCTATGTCGCGGGCCTGATCGCCGGCAACCGCCATGTTCGCTATGTCGGCTCCATCAGGCGGTTTCAGGAGGGCATGACGTGGCTGGCGCAGATCATCATGTTCCTGCTCCTTGGCCTGCTGGCCACGCCCCGGAACTTTCCCGAGATCTTTCTCCCGGCCTTCGCGCTGGCGCTGTTTCTGGTCTTCGTCGCCCGCCCCGCCGCCGTCTGGCTCTGTCTGTGGAAATTCAACTACAGGCCGCGCGAGACCAATTTCATCGCCTGGATCGGCCTGCGCGGAGCGGCCTCGATCCTGCTTGCCATCCTGCCGAGCCTTTACGGCCTGGAGAATGCCGGACTCATCTTCAACATCGTCTTCGTCATGGTGCTGGTATCGCTGATACTGCAGGGCTGGACGCTGGCGCCGCTCGCCCGGCTCCTGAAGCTGGTCCAGCCAAGGGCAAGCGGCGCGCTGGAGATCGTCGACATCGACCTCCACGAAAACGCCAAGCACGAATTGCTGGTCTACCGCCTTGCCGAGGGAGCGCCGGTACTCGACGGCGCGTCGATACCGCGCTGGGCCATCCCCTCGCTGGTGGTGCGCGACGGGCTTTCGATGCGCTATTTCTATGCCGGAAACCTGAAGGCCGGCGATTATCTCTATTTGTTCGTCATCCCGGGCATGTCCTACCTGCTCGACCAGCTTTTCGCCGATCCCGCACTTGCGGCAAACGCGGGAGAGGAGCCGTTGCTCGGCACCCAGGTGCTGTTGCCCGACCGCCCCCTGAAGGAGCTGCGTGCGATCGACCCGACGGTCGCGATACCGGCGGGGATCGAGGATATGCGGCTTGCCGACTACATGAAACAGGAACTCGGCGGCAAGCCGATCATCGCCGACCGGCTGCATCTCGGCCCGCTGGCGCTGATCGTGCGCGATGCCGATGCCGAGCACAACATTACCTCGATCGGGGTCTGGCGCGATGCCGCGAGCGAACGCCCTGAAGGGCCTCTCCGCTCCCTGAGCCGGTTCTTCGGCCGCCTGCGCCGCAGGGTGCGGCGATAG